One part of the Streptomyces sp. NBC_00286 genome encodes these proteins:
- a CDS encoding PaaI family thioesterase, protein MLEKPSPVPEDPLAAVPFAIRLGISLEKAEPDRVAGTLLWAPELCTAGGVLHGGALMTLADTTGAVCAFLNLPPGAATSTVESKTNFFRAVRSGHARAESRPLHVGRSFVVVQTDLYDADGRPAGQTTQTQAVLGGR, encoded by the coding sequence TTGCTCGAGAAGCCGTCCCCAGTCCCCGAAGACCCGCTCGCCGCCGTGCCGTTCGCGATCCGGCTCGGCATCAGCCTGGAAAAGGCGGAGCCGGACCGCGTCGCGGGCACGCTGTTGTGGGCACCGGAGTTGTGCACGGCCGGCGGTGTCCTGCACGGCGGGGCGCTGATGACGCTCGCCGACACGACCGGCGCGGTGTGCGCGTTCCTCAACCTGCCGCCGGGCGCTGCCACGTCGACCGTCGAGTCCAAGACCAACTTCTTCCGCGCCGTCCGCTCGGGCCACGCCCGCGCCGAGTCCCGGCCATTGCACGTGGGCCGCTCGTTCGTCGTCGTCCAGACGGATCTGTACGACGCTGACGGGCGGCCGGCGGGACAGACCACACAGACGCAGGCGGTACTGGGCGGCAGGTGA
- a CDS encoding ABC transporter permease, with product MTQHASPPRGDTPKVSPVEGPNPWRALTARADVRTLSLLGVLAALIIIGGITKPDQFLDTRNLQLVLTQASVIGVVTVGMTFVIVSGGIDLSVGAIVALASVWATTVATQEFGFIGILFTSVIVGVGCGLVNGMLIAYGAMVPFIATLAMLASARGLALQITDGSTQVVTVQSVLDLGGRDAYILGIPPLVMVFAVVTVIGWLLLNRTTFGRRTVAVGGNAEAARLAGIDVRRQRLYLYLLSGLCCGIAAFLLVVLSGSGQNTNGNLYELDAIAAAIIGGTLLSGGRGTIVGSVLGVLIFTTITNIFALNNLQSDVQQIAKGAIIVAAVLVQRRTAHTT from the coding sequence ATGACGCAGCACGCATCACCGCCCCGCGGTGACACCCCGAAAGTGTCGCCGGTGGAGGGACCCAACCCCTGGCGGGCACTCACCGCCCGCGCCGACGTCCGCACCCTCTCACTGCTCGGCGTACTCGCCGCCCTGATCATCATCGGCGGCATCACCAAGCCCGACCAGTTCCTCGACACCCGCAACCTCCAACTCGTCCTCACCCAGGCCTCGGTCATCGGTGTCGTCACCGTCGGCATGACCTTCGTCATCGTCTCCGGCGGCATCGACCTGTCCGTCGGCGCGATCGTCGCGCTCGCCTCCGTATGGGCCACGACCGTGGCCACCCAGGAGTTCGGGTTCATCGGCATCCTCTTCACCTCGGTGATCGTCGGCGTGGGCTGCGGACTGGTGAACGGCATGCTGATCGCGTACGGCGCCATGGTCCCGTTCATCGCGACACTCGCCATGCTCGCCTCAGCCCGCGGACTCGCCCTGCAGATCACCGACGGCAGCACTCAGGTCGTGACCGTCCAGAGCGTGCTCGACCTCGGCGGGCGCGACGCCTACATCCTGGGCATCCCGCCGCTTGTCATGGTCTTCGCGGTGGTCACCGTCATCGGCTGGCTGCTGCTCAACCGCACCACCTTCGGGCGGCGCACGGTGGCCGTCGGCGGCAACGCGGAGGCGGCCCGGCTCGCGGGTATCGACGTACGCCGGCAGCGGCTGTACCTGTATCTGCTCTCCGGGCTGTGCTGCGGTATCGCCGCCTTCCTGCTGGTCGTGCTGTCCGGTTCGGGCCAGAACACCAACGGCAACCTCTACGAACTCGACGCCATCGCCGCGGCGATCATCGGCGGCACGCTGCTCAGCGGCGGGCGCGGCACCATCGTCGGCTCGGTGCTCGGCGTCCTGATCTTCACCACGATCACCAACATCTTCGCCCTGAACAACCTGCAGAGCGACGTCCAGCAGATCGCCAAGGGCGCGATCATCGTCGCCGCCGTGCTCGTCCAGCGCCGTACCGCACATACGACTTAA
- a CDS encoding substrate-binding domain-containing protein, translating into MPELTSRRGLLFGTAAVGAGALLAGCTSNESSDEPASNDQPAADDKPGKQVTIGFAGPQADHGWLNAINENAKSRAKKYKDVTLEITEGSNDTAAQIGQIETLINKKVDVLVILPADGKALTQVGLQAMRAGIPVVNLDRIFNSPQAYRCWIGGDNYGMGLNAGHYIGEKLKDKKNARVIELAGLDNLELTQQRTQGFDAALKNYPNIKKVARQAADFTVESGQAKMSQLLQAQSKFDALWNHDDDQGVGALRAIDQAGRDDFLMVGGAGALSAFQAIKADDGVLKATVLYPPTMAASAIDLARALGQGKGVGGLAEFEIPASLTLYSAVVDKENVDQYMSTGFK; encoded by the coding sequence ATGCCAGAGCTCACCAGCCGCAGAGGACTGCTCTTCGGCACCGCCGCCGTCGGGGCCGGCGCCCTGCTCGCCGGTTGCACGAGTAACGAGTCCAGCGACGAGCCGGCCTCCAACGACCAGCCCGCCGCCGACGACAAGCCCGGCAAGCAGGTCACCATCGGCTTCGCAGGACCGCAGGCCGACCACGGCTGGCTGAACGCGATCAACGAGAACGCCAAGAGCCGGGCGAAGAAGTACAAGGACGTCACGCTGGAGATCACCGAGGGCTCCAACGACACCGCCGCGCAGATCGGCCAGATCGAGACCCTGATCAACAAGAAGGTCGACGTCCTGGTGATCCTGCCCGCCGACGGCAAGGCGCTCACCCAGGTCGGGCTCCAGGCCATGCGCGCCGGCATTCCCGTCGTCAACCTCGACCGGATCTTCAACTCCCCGCAGGCGTACCGCTGTTGGATCGGCGGCGACAACTACGGCATGGGCCTGAACGCCGGTCACTACATCGGCGAGAAGCTCAAGGACAAGAAGAACGCCCGCGTCATCGAACTCGCCGGCCTCGACAACCTGGAGCTGACCCAGCAGCGTACGCAGGGCTTCGACGCGGCCCTGAAGAACTACCCGAACATCAAGAAGGTCGCCCGGCAGGCCGCCGACTTCACCGTCGAGTCGGGCCAGGCCAAGATGTCCCAACTCCTCCAGGCCCAGTCGAAGTTCGACGCCCTGTGGAACCACGACGACGACCAGGGCGTGGGCGCCCTGCGCGCCATCGACCAGGCCGGCCGCGACGACTTCCTGATGGTCGGCGGCGCGGGCGCACTGTCCGCCTTCCAGGCGATCAAGGCAGACGACGGCGTCCTCAAGGCCACCGTCCTCTACCCGCCGACGATGGCCGCATCGGCGATCGACCTGGCCCGCGCCCTGGGCCAGGGCAAGGGCGTGGGCGGCCTGGCGGAGTTCGAGATCCCGGCATCCCTGACGCTCTACTCGGCAGTCGTCGACAAGGAGAACGTCGATCAGTACATGTCCACGGGGTTCAAGTGA
- a CDS encoding MFS transporter small subunit codes for MSTSDSSPPSAPASTPPGRRGLIAFSWVWVGVPLAYGLYELVRKATQLFTG; via the coding sequence ATGTCCACGAGCGACAGCAGTCCGCCTAGCGCACCGGCCAGCACGCCGCCCGGCCGCCGTGGGCTGATCGCCTTTTCCTGGGTGTGGGTGGGGGTGCCGCTCGCCTATGGCCTGTACGAACTGGTGCGGAAGGCGACGCAGCTGTTCACGGGGTGA
- a CDS encoding Gfo/Idh/MocA family protein, with amino-acid sequence MGQPQQPDEAEAGAAVEKPTAQSPVAEKPPLGVGMVGYAFMGAAHSQGWRTVGRVFDLPRHPVLAAVCGRDGQAVRAAADRLGWAAAETDWRALITRDDVDLVDICTPGDSHAEIALAALAAGKHVLCEKPLANTVEEAEAMTEAAEAAAARGQVAMVGFNYRRVPATSLARKMVAEGRLGALRHVRVTYLQDWLVDPQFPLTWRLRKETAGSGALGDLGAHIVDLAQYMVGEPVVGVSALTETFVRERPLPGGPTSGLSAVSANGSGPVTVDDAALFTGRFASGALASFEATRYATGRKNALRIELNGEHGSLAFDLERLNELEYHDHREPGTHAGFRRILVTEPDHPYLEAWWPPGHGLGYEHTFVHQARDLVTAIAEGRAPVPSFADGLQVQRVLAAVEESAAKNSVYTPIAS; translated from the coding sequence ATGGGACAGCCGCAGCAGCCCGACGAGGCAGAGGCCGGGGCAGCGGTCGAGAAGCCCACGGCCCAGAGCCCGGTGGCCGAGAAGCCGCCGCTAGGCGTTGGCATGGTCGGATACGCATTCATGGGCGCCGCTCACTCCCAAGGCTGGCGCACAGTGGGCCGCGTCTTCGACCTGCCCCGCCACCCCGTCCTCGCCGCCGTCTGCGGCCGCGACGGACAGGCCGTACGCGCGGCGGCCGACCGGCTCGGCTGGGCGGCGGCCGAGACCGACTGGCGGGCGCTGATCACCCGGGACGACGTCGACCTCGTCGACATCTGCACGCCCGGCGACAGCCACGCCGAGATCGCCCTTGCCGCACTGGCCGCGGGCAAGCACGTGCTGTGCGAGAAGCCCCTCGCCAACACGGTGGAGGAGGCCGAGGCGATGACCGAGGCCGCCGAAGCCGCAGCTGCACGCGGCCAGGTGGCGATGGTCGGCTTCAACTACCGCCGCGTGCCCGCGACTTCGCTGGCCCGGAAGATGGTCGCCGAGGGACGGTTGGGCGCCCTGCGCCACGTACGGGTGACGTACCTTCAGGACTGGCTGGTGGACCCGCAGTTCCCACTGACCTGGCGGCTGCGCAAGGAGACGGCGGGCTCGGGCGCGCTCGGCGACCTGGGCGCGCACATCGTCGACCTCGCGCAGTACATGGTGGGCGAGCCGGTCGTCGGAGTGTCGGCGCTGACCGAGACCTTCGTACGGGAGCGGCCGCTGCCCGGCGGACCGACCAGCGGACTGTCCGCCGTCTCGGCCAACGGATCCGGCCCGGTCACCGTGGACGACGCCGCCCTGTTCACCGGCCGGTTCGCCTCCGGCGCGCTCGCCTCCTTCGAGGCCACCCGGTACGCCACCGGCCGCAAGAACGCCCTGCGTATCGAACTGAACGGTGAACACGGCTCGTTGGCCTTCGACCTGGAACGGCTCAACGAACTCGAGTACCACGACCACCGCGAGCCCGGCACCCACGCCGGCTTCCGCCGCATCCTCGTCACCGAGCCCGATCACCCCTACCTGGAGGCCTGGTGGCCGCCCGGTCACGGCCTCGGCTACGAGCACACCTTCGTCCACCAGGCCCGCGACCTGGTGACCGCCATCGCCGAGGGCCGCGCACCGGTGCCGTCCTTCGCCGACGGACTGCAGGTGCAGCGCGTACTCGCGGCCGTCGAAGAGAGCGCCGCGAAGAACTCCGTATACACACCCATCGCGAGTTGA
- a CDS encoding sugar ABC transporter ATP-binding protein: protein MASEPPLLTMSGITKSFPGVRALDGVDLDVQPGEVHCLLGQNGAGKSTLIKVLAGAHQPDDGTITWRGDPVTLRSPIAAMRLGIATIYQELDLVEGLSVAENVYLGHEPTAAGFVVRRKGARASTAALLKRLGHPEIDPARLVGDLSAAHQQIVSMARALSHDVRLIVMDEPSAALDPDEVDNLFRIVGDLTADGVAVVYISHRLEEIRRIGDRVTVLKDGRAVAGGLPAKSTPTREVVALMTGRNVEYVFPDRPVHDALPDPVLEVKGLAREGEFAPLDLTLRPGEIVGLAGLVGSGRSEILETIYGARKPTAGQVLVGGRRLKPGSVRDAVRAGLGLAPEERKAQALLMLESVTRNVSVSSMSRFSYGGWLDRSGEREAALKATRELSLRPDNPSVPVRTLSGGNQQKAVLARWLLRGCRVLLLDEPTRGVDVGARAELYAVIRRLADEGLAVLMVSSEVPEVLGLADRVLVLREGHVVHTAPARELDEHRVLDLVMEGTPAS from the coding sequence ATGGCATCCGAACCACCGCTGCTCACCATGTCCGGGATCACCAAGTCGTTCCCCGGCGTCCGCGCGCTCGACGGCGTCGACCTCGACGTCCAGCCCGGCGAGGTGCACTGTCTGCTCGGCCAGAACGGCGCCGGGAAGTCCACCCTCATCAAGGTGCTGGCCGGTGCCCACCAGCCCGACGACGGCACCATCACCTGGCGCGGCGACCCTGTCACCCTCCGCTCGCCGATCGCCGCCATGCGCCTCGGTATCGCCACCATCTACCAGGAACTCGACCTGGTGGAGGGCCTGTCGGTGGCCGAGAACGTCTACCTGGGCCATGAGCCGACGGCCGCCGGTTTCGTCGTACGACGCAAGGGCGCGCGTGCTTCAACCGCCGCTCTGCTCAAGCGACTTGGGCACCCGGAGATCGATCCGGCCCGTCTCGTCGGTGACCTGTCCGCCGCCCACCAGCAGATCGTCTCGATGGCGCGGGCGCTCTCCCACGACGTACGCCTCATCGTCATGGACGAGCCGTCCGCCGCGCTCGACCCCGACGAGGTCGACAACCTCTTCCGTATCGTCGGCGATCTCACCGCCGACGGCGTGGCCGTCGTCTACATCTCGCACCGCCTGGAGGAGATCCGCCGCATCGGCGACCGCGTCACGGTCCTCAAGGACGGTCGGGCCGTGGCCGGTGGGCTGCCCGCGAAGTCGACGCCGACGCGCGAGGTCGTGGCGCTGATGACGGGGCGGAACGTGGAGTACGTCTTCCCCGACCGGCCGGTGCACGACGCGCTCCCGGATCCGGTACTCGAGGTCAAAGGCCTTGCCCGCGAAGGGGAGTTCGCGCCCCTCGACCTCACGCTCCGGCCCGGCGAGATCGTCGGCCTCGCCGGACTCGTCGGCTCCGGACGCTCCGAGATCCTGGAGACCATCTACGGCGCGCGCAAGCCGACGGCAGGTCAAGTCCTTGTCGGGGGAAGGCGTTTGAAGCCGGGCAGCGTACGGGACGCCGTCCGCGCCGGACTCGGACTCGCCCCCGAGGAGCGCAAGGCGCAGGCCCTGCTGATGCTGGAGTCCGTCACGCGGAACGTGTCCGTGTCCTCCATGTCCCGCTTCTCGTACGGGGGTTGGCTGGACCGGAGCGGCGAGCGGGAAGCGGCCCTCAAGGCCACGCGCGAGCTGTCGCTGCGGCCCGACAACCCCTCCGTGCCCGTGCGCACCCTCTCCGGCGGCAACCAGCAGAAGGCCGTACTGGCCCGCTGGCTGCTGCGCGGCTGCCGGGTGCTGCTGCTCGACGAGCCCACCCGCGGCGTCGACGTCGGCGCCCGCGCCGAGCTGTACGCCGTCATCCGCCGCCTCGCCGACGAAGGCCTGGCCGTGCTCATGGTCTCCAGCGAAGTCCCCGAAGTCCTCGGGCTCGCCGACCGCGTCCTGGTGCTCCGCGAGGGCCACGTCGTGCATACGGCGCCCGCCCGGGAGCTCGACGAACACCGCGTACTCGACCTCGTCATGGAAGGAACTCCGGCGTCATGA
- a CDS encoding VOC family protein — translation MTSHLHALCFDANDPLRLARFWADFLGWEMSDDFSEGILLLPSDDTGFRMRFLPTQEQKTGQNQMHFDLTSTSLDDQQQTVAKALRLGARHIDIGQRPEEGHVVLADPEGNEFCVIEPGNNFLADCGFIGALACDGSQEVGYFWSRALGWPLVWDQDQETAIRSPHGGPKVTWGGPPLMPKTGKYRLHFDLAPPVGGDQQAEVERLVSLGATRVDIGQGEVPWVVMADPDGHEFCVLRPR, via the coding sequence ATGACTTCTCACCTGCACGCGCTCTGCTTCGACGCGAACGACCCGCTCCGCCTCGCGCGCTTCTGGGCCGACTTCCTGGGCTGGGAAATGTCCGATGACTTCTCCGAAGGCATCCTGCTCCTGCCGAGCGATGACACCGGGTTCCGGATGCGGTTCCTTCCGACCCAGGAGCAGAAGACCGGCCAGAACCAGATGCACTTCGATCTGACGAGCACGTCCCTTGACGACCAGCAGCAGACCGTGGCGAAGGCGCTCCGGCTCGGGGCCCGGCACATCGACATCGGTCAGCGCCCGGAGGAGGGGCATGTGGTGCTCGCCGACCCAGAGGGCAATGAGTTCTGCGTCATCGAGCCGGGCAACAACTTCCTTGCCGACTGCGGATTCATCGGAGCGCTCGCCTGCGACGGTTCGCAGGAGGTCGGGTACTTCTGGAGCCGGGCGCTGGGCTGGCCGCTGGTCTGGGACCAGGACCAGGAGACCGCGATCCGCTCGCCGCACGGCGGTCCGAAGGTCACGTGGGGCGGTCCGCCGCTGATGCCGAAGACGGGGAAGTACCGGCTGCACTTCGACCTCGCTCCACCGGTCGGCGGTGATCAGCAGGCGGAGGTCGAGCGTCTCGTCTCCCTCGGGGCGACTCGCGTCGACATCGGCCAGGGTGAGGTCCCCTGGGTGGTGATGGCCGATCCCGACGGTCATGAGTTCTGTGTGCTCAGGCCCCGATAA
- a CDS encoding ROK family transcriptional regulator: MTARPANAHQARLLKLLRDDGPNSRAQLGDRVDLSRSKLAVEVERLLETGLVVADGLAASRGGRRSHNIRLAPALRFLGVDIGATSIDVAVTNAELEVLGHINQPMDVREGPVAVFEQVLSMAAKLKASGLAEGFDGAGIGVPGPVRFPEGVPVAPPIMPGWDGFPVREALSQDLGCPVMVDNDVNLMAMGEQHAGVARSVGDFLCVKIGTGIGCGIVVGGGVYRGTTGSAGDIGHILAVPDGRQCACGNRGCLEAHFSGAALARDATEAAQQGLSPELSSRLETNGSLSAVDVAAAAVAGDTTALDLIREGGFRTGQVIAGLVSFFNPGLVVIGGGVTGLGHTLLAAIRTQVYRQSLPLATGNLPIVLGELGPTAGVIGAARLISDHLFSPA, from the coding sequence ATGACGGCGCGACCCGCGAACGCCCACCAGGCGCGGCTGCTCAAGCTGTTGCGTGACGACGGGCCCAACTCCCGTGCCCAGCTGGGCGACCGGGTCGATCTCTCGCGGTCCAAGCTGGCCGTGGAGGTCGAGCGTCTCCTGGAGACGGGGCTCGTGGTGGCCGACGGACTCGCCGCCTCGCGCGGTGGCCGCCGGTCCCACAACATCCGGCTCGCGCCCGCTCTGCGCTTCCTCGGCGTGGACATCGGCGCGACGTCGATCGATGTGGCCGTCACCAACGCCGAGCTGGAGGTGCTCGGACACATCAACCAGCCCATGGACGTACGCGAGGGCCCGGTCGCGGTCTTCGAGCAAGTCCTGTCCATGGCAGCGAAGTTGAAGGCCTCGGGGCTCGCGGAAGGATTCGACGGCGCCGGTATCGGCGTACCAGGACCCGTCCGTTTCCCCGAGGGTGTCCCGGTCGCCCCGCCGATCATGCCGGGCTGGGACGGGTTCCCGGTGCGCGAGGCCCTGAGCCAGGACCTCGGCTGCCCCGTCATGGTCGACAACGACGTGAACCTGATGGCCATGGGGGAGCAGCACGCGGGCGTCGCACGCTCCGTGGGCGACTTCCTCTGCGTCAAGATCGGCACCGGTATCGGCTGTGGCATCGTCGTCGGCGGTGGGGTCTACCGCGGTACGACGGGCAGTGCCGGCGACATCGGCCACATCCTCGCGGTACCGGACGGCCGGCAGTGCGCCTGCGGCAACCGGGGCTGCCTGGAAGCCCACTTCAGCGGCGCCGCGCTCGCCCGCGACGCCACGGAAGCCGCCCAGCAGGGGCTGTCGCCGGAACTGTCGAGCCGCTTGGAGACGAACGGCAGCCTCAGCGCCGTCGACGTCGCCGCCGCGGCCGTCGCGGGCGACACCACCGCGCTCGATCTGATCCGCGAGGGTGGCTTCCGCACCGGCCAGGTCATCGCCGGACTCGTCAGCTTCTTCAACCCCGGCCTGGTGGTGATCGGCGGCGGGGTGACCGGCCTCGGCCACACCCTGCTCGCCGCGATCCGTACCCAGGTCTACCGCCAGTCGCTGCCCCTCGCGACCGGCAACCTCCCGATCGTTCTGGGGGAGTTGGGCCCCACCGCCGGAGTCATCGGTGCGGCCCGGCTCATCAGCGACCACCTGTTCTCACCCGCTTAA
- a CDS encoding GntR family transcriptional regulator: protein MLSTGLPPGAVPKLERPGPLRDRVYEALLELITTRALQPGQHLVESELAGHLGVSRQPVREALQRLNTEGWVDLRPAQGAFVHEPTEEEADQLLTVRTLLEAEAARLAAAAAGSAGISALEELCAEGERAVDADDVDGAVAMNARFHAKVMELAGNAVLAELAAQVDRRVRWYYTPVARQRGHQSWIEHRELIAAISARDEQRATEVMRAHTEHTRRTYHARERA, encoded by the coding sequence ATGTTGTCGACAGGACTGCCGCCGGGGGCGGTACCCAAGCTCGAACGTCCGGGACCGCTCAGGGACCGTGTGTACGAGGCGCTCCTCGAGCTCATCACGACGCGTGCCCTGCAGCCAGGCCAGCACCTGGTCGAGAGCGAGCTCGCCGGGCATCTCGGGGTCTCCCGGCAGCCCGTACGCGAGGCGTTGCAGCGGCTGAACACCGAGGGGTGGGTCGATCTGCGGCCCGCGCAGGGCGCGTTCGTGCACGAGCCGACGGAGGAGGAGGCGGACCAGCTCCTCACGGTCCGTACGCTCCTGGAGGCCGAGGCGGCCCGGCTCGCCGCGGCTGCCGCGGGCAGCGCCGGCATCAGCGCCCTGGAGGAGCTGTGCGCCGAGGGCGAGCGGGCGGTGGACGCCGACGACGTGGACGGCGCGGTCGCGATGAACGCCCGCTTCCACGCGAAGGTCATGGAGCTGGCGGGCAACGCGGTCCTCGCGGAGCTCGCGGCGCAGGTCGACCGCCGGGTTCGCTGGTACTACACGCCGGTTGCCCGGCAGCGCGGTCACCAGTCCTGGATCGAACACCGCGAACTCATCGCGGCGATCTCGGCCCGCGACGAGCAGCGCGCTACGGAGGTCATGCGGGCCCACACGGAGCACACGCGTCGGACGTATCACGCGCGCGAGCGGGCGTAG
- a CDS encoding sugar phosphate isomerase/epimerase family protein: MPRNFTLFTGQWADLPLEEVCRLARDFGYDGLELACWGDHFEVDKALADSSYLDSRHQLLDKYGLKCWAISNHLVGQAVCDAIIDERHQAILPARIWGDGEAEGVRQRAASEIADTARAAAAFGVDTVIGFTGSAIWHLVAMFPPAPESMIERGYEDFALRWNPILDVFDHEGVRFAHEVHPSEIAYDYWTTQRALEAVDHRPAFGLNFDPSHFVWQDLDPVGFLWDFRDRIYHVDCKEARKRLDGRNGRLGSHLPWGDPRRGWDFVSAGHGDVPWEDVFRMLRSIDYKGPISVEWEDAGMDRLQGAPEALTRLKAYDFEPPTASFDAAFGGND, from the coding sequence ATGCCGCGCAACTTCACGCTCTTCACCGGCCAGTGGGCCGACCTGCCGCTCGAGGAGGTCTGCAGGCTCGCCCGCGACTTCGGCTACGACGGGCTCGAACTCGCCTGCTGGGGCGACCACTTCGAGGTCGACAAGGCACTCGCCGATTCCTCGTACCTCGATTCCAGGCACCAACTGCTCGACAAGTACGGCCTGAAGTGCTGGGCCATCTCCAACCATCTGGTCGGCCAGGCGGTCTGCGACGCCATCATCGACGAACGCCACCAGGCGATCCTCCCGGCCCGTATCTGGGGCGACGGCGAGGCGGAAGGCGTACGACAGCGGGCGGCGTCCGAGATCGCCGACACCGCGCGCGCGGCGGCGGCCTTCGGCGTCGACACCGTCATCGGCTTCACGGGGTCCGCGATCTGGCACCTGGTCGCGATGTTCCCGCCCGCCCCCGAGTCGATGATCGAGCGTGGCTACGAGGACTTCGCGCTGCGCTGGAACCCGATCCTCGACGTCTTCGACCACGAGGGCGTGCGGTTCGCCCACGAGGTCCACCCGAGCGAGATCGCGTACGACTACTGGACAACTCAGCGCGCGCTGGAGGCAGTTGACCACCGCCCGGCCTTCGGGCTGAACTTCGACCCCTCGCACTTCGTCTGGCAGGACCTCGACCCGGTCGGCTTCCTGTGGGACTTCCGCGACCGGATCTACCACGTCGACTGCAAGGAAGCGCGCAAGCGCCTCGACGGCCGCAACGGCCGACTCGGCTCGCATCTGCCCTGGGGCGACCCGCGCCGCGGCTGGGACTTCGTGTCCGCAGGTCACGGCGACGTCCCGTGGGAGGACGTGTTCCGGATGCTGCGCTCCATCGACTACAAGGGCCCCATCTCGGTCGAGTGGGAGGACGCGGGCATGGACCGCCTCCAGGGAGCGCCTGAGGCACTCACCCGGCTCAAGGCGTACGACTTCGAGCCGCCGACGGCGTCCTTCGACGCGGCGTTCGGCGGCAACGACTGA
- a CDS encoding beta-ketoacyl-ACP synthase III, translating to MIGSRIVAVGHYQPAKVLTNEDLAGLVDTSDEWIRSRVGIRTRHIAGPDEPVDELAAHAAAKALAAAGLAPGDIDLVLVATSTAIDRSPNMAARVAARLGIPSPAVMDLNVVCAGFTHALATADHAVRAGGASRVLVIGADKMSDVADWTDRTSCVLVGDGAGAAVVEASEEVGIGPVLWGSVPEMGNAVRIEGTPARFAQEGQSVYRWATTQLPPIARKACERAGLEPEDLSAVVLHQANLRIIEPLAEKIGAVNAVVARDVAESGNTSAASIPLAFSKLVERGEISTGDPVLLFGFGGNLSYAGQVVRCP from the coding sequence ATGATCGGCTCACGCATCGTCGCTGTCGGCCACTACCAGCCCGCCAAGGTGCTCACCAACGAGGACCTGGCGGGTCTGGTCGACACCAGCGACGAGTGGATCAGGAGCCGGGTGGGCATCCGCACACGGCACATCGCCGGGCCCGACGAACCGGTCGACGAGCTGGCCGCGCATGCCGCCGCCAAGGCGCTCGCGGCGGCCGGACTCGCTCCCGGCGACATAGATCTGGTCCTGGTGGCGACCTCCACGGCGATCGACCGCTCGCCGAACATGGCCGCCCGGGTCGCCGCCCGCCTCGGCATCCCCTCCCCGGCCGTGATGGACCTCAACGTCGTCTGCGCGGGCTTCACGCACGCACTGGCCACCGCCGATCACGCCGTACGCGCCGGGGGCGCGAGCCGGGTGCTGGTCATCGGCGCCGACAAGATGTCCGATGTGGCGGACTGGACGGACCGTACGAGCTGCGTACTCGTCGGGGACGGAGCGGGGGCCGCGGTGGTCGAGGCCTCGGAGGAGGTCGGTATCGGGCCGGTTCTGTGGGGTTCCGTGCCCGAGATGGGGAACGCGGTACGGATCGAGGGCACGCCTGCGCGGTTCGCGCAGGAGGGGCAGAGCGTCTACCGGTGGGCCACCACCCAGCTTCCGCCCATCGCGCGCAAGGCCTGCGAGCGGGCCGGACTGGAACCCGAGGACCTCTCCGCGGTCGTGCTCCACCAGGCGAACCTGCGCATCATCGAGCCGCTCGCCGAGAAGATCGGCGCCGTGAACGCCGTCGTCGCCCGCGACGTCGCCGAGTCCGGCAACACCTCCGCGGCGAGCATCCCGCTCGCCTTCTCGAAGCTCGTCGAACGCGGGGAGATCTCGACCGGCGACCCGGTGCTGCTCTTCGGCTTCGGCGGCAATCTGTCGTACGCGGGACAGGTCGTCCGCTGCCCGTGA